The DNA segment TAGTAAAGACTGAACTCCAGTGTTGAACGTTGGCAgtccgagagagagagggagaacactcttccatctactggttcacttcccaaatggccacaacagccagggatgggacaggccaaagccaggagccaggagctccatctggatctcccatgtaggtggcagggacccaggtacatgCGCCACATTTGCTGTCAGCCAGGGtgcacctgagcaggaagctggatcaaaagcagagtagccagaaggAACATGAGGGATTCAGAGAAGGGATGGCGTAACCCTTTGTGCTTTGCAGCTCTGCAGATAGCTGTTGCCTCTAGAGACTTCTCTGTGTGAGCTCTGTAATGAATTACTACTGACCTCTGAGCAGGCTGtgctatagtttttctttttttaagatttatttatttatttgaaagagttacacacacagagagagagagaggggtcttccatccactggttcactccccaattagccacaacagccggagctgtgccgatccagagccaggatccccttccaggtctcccacgtgggtgtagggtcccaaggatttgggccatcttctactgctttcccaggccatagcagggagttggatcagaggtggggcagccgggactcgaactggcacccatctggaatgccggcactgcaggtggtggctttacccactacaccacagcgccggcccctgtgctaTAGCTTTTGATGAATCAACTACCAAGTTCTACGTGAGATGTTTTAGTTTCCATGGAAATCCTGAAATCCTATAGTTTTCCAAATTTTCCCTGTGGTATGACAGACACCAAATACATGAGGGTACTTGAAAAGGTTTatagaggggtgggcattgtggtgcagtggcttaagctgctgcgtgTGACACTGACATCTAATATGAGGAcaagttcaaggcccagctgttccccttctgctccagcttcctgctgatgtgcctgggaaggcagcagcagatgatccaagtccctgagcccctgcactctcatgggacaCTCCCTCacatgcagttcctggctcctgtctgacctgacccagtccaggccattgtagccatctgggcagacaaccagaggatggaagatctctatgtgtccctctccctctctctgtcactctgcctgtcaaataaataaattttttttggtgTCCTAGACAGGTGCTTAGATCCTGGGATTGCCTTCCTTCACCTGCTGGGCTCCAGCAGCAGTGTCTGCAATTGTCTTCCAACATGGCCGAAGACAACTGTTCAAACCAGAATCTATCAAAGAATAATCCCCGCAGTCGTACAAGATTCACAGAAGAGCAACTGAAAATCCTCATCAACGTCTTCAACCAAAAGCCATACCCTGGTTACGCTACCAAACAGAAGCTTGCTTTGGACTTCAACATCGAAGAGTCAAGAATCCAACATTGGTTCCAGAATCGAAGAGCACGATACCCACTCCAGAAAAGACCAGAGCTTAAGGAAGCTTCAGACTCAAGCCAAGGCCATGGAGAAGACTGTCCTCAAGAGCAAGTTCAAAATCTCTCTACTGTACAAAGAGAACCCAGACGGTGTCGTATCAACTACAGCCCCTCTCAACTGCACACCCTCATCAAGGCATTTACGGAAAACCCTTACCCGGGAATTGGTTGCAGAGAACAACTTGCCAAAGAAACCGGAGTTTCTGAGTCAAGAATTCAAACTTGGTTTCAAAACCGGCGAAACAGATTCAAtaggcaaagaaaaataaagtctgaTGAGGAAGACCAGGGAGAAGAGCACTGAGGTTGCTTCAAGTCTTTCAAGAAATCTACCTGTTCCCTGAGACTTCCAGACAAACCTTCAAAAAATGGTAAACAGGACTTCACGAGGCAAATACAAGAGAAGCCACACAGCCCGACTGACCTATCCTGGTTTCAAAAGTCATCAGACATTGGGACAATGAAAACGAATCTAACAGGAGCCAGTGTTGCAGTGCTGCGGTTAAGCcactgtgatgccaccatcccataagaacaccagttcaagacccagctgctccgcttctgattcagcttcctgctgatgtgccgggacagcagcagcagatgatccaagtactcgGGCTCCTTCCATCCGGATGGGACACTCAGATgccgttcctggctcctggctttggcctgatccagtctaggccattgtagccatttggggagacagCCAAGATCTCTCTATATGcccctttttccctttctctgtcactctgcttatcaaataaatattttttttaaaaaaggtaaatttattttagttcaaaaaatgttgaaatttgtGACAGGTGTGtttgggcagcaggttaagctaccacctgggatgcctgcctctCCTATCGCAGGGCCTGGTGGGAGTTTTGGCTCCTCCtattcaaatccagcttcctgctcctgtatcctgggaagcaacagctCATGGGTTAAGTACTCAGGTCtatgccactcacatgggacatcCCGACagcgttctgggctcctagctgtggccagggctgttgcaggcatttggggaatggaccactCACTggctgaaagatctctttctctttgtggctCAGTCactatgcctttgaaataaattaaacattaacAATGGAAATGCATGCCCAAGTTTTTTAGAATATGGATTTCAATGAACTCTTTGAAAGAGTCCCCATACACAAGTATTCATTTTAAGTCTACTGTCAAGAATTGTAGCTCAAGTCATTGCTACTAAGCCATGTGCTTGTGCAGGCTCAACTGCAGTCCCCAGCGAGCAAGCGTGATGGCACGTGCAATGGGAAGGGACAACAGAGAACTTGGCAGGGAAACCAAATCTGGAATCCGAGGAGAGGCTGCGGCCACTTTCAGTTGTCCCAAACCTCTTCAGATTCTAGAGACCAAATGACcactttgtgggtttttttttgctgGTAGGGAGCTATTTTATTTGCCAAATGAGCAGCCCCACAGGTGACAACAGATGCCCtaaatatttcctaaatattGCCTTTAGCAACCTTGCAATTTGTCTAAAGACCTCTGTCCCACCTAGTGTGAAAAAGTCTGCTACGCATGTGGCACCACTGTCACTCTCTCGGATGGAATCGTGAGACCAGAGAAAAGAACGATGGTCCCAAACCTCTGGCGAATCCTCTGCCCCAAGCAAGAGGCGATGAAAGTTGAGTGTCATCCCATAGAGGAACAGAGGAAGCCCATGCAGGCGATCCATCAAGTATGCATGGAAGCCTGGCAGACAATGGTCCGGCAGTCACGGGATTTGCGAGGATTAGGGGAACAAGCTTCTTGACTTTTGAAAGTGTGAGGGTATAGTAGGTTGGGTTAGAAATTATCCCTTAGTGGCTGGCACTAGggtgcagtgggcagagctgtTGCCGgcgacactgccatcccatatggacgctggcttgagttccagctgctccacttccaatccaacagcctgctaatgcaactggaaaagcagtagaagatggtccaaatgcctgggtccctgcaccctcatgaaagacctggaagaggctcctggctttggatcagcccagctgtggccatttggggagtgaaccagtggatggaagacctttctgtctctatctctctttgtctataactctgcctctccagtaaataaaaaaaattttttttttacaggcagagtggacagtgagagagagagacagagagaaaggtcttccttttgccattggttcaccctccaatgaccgctgcggccggcgcaccgcgctgatccgatggcaggagccaggagccaggtgcttttcctgggctcccatggggtgcagggcccaagcacctgggccatcctccactgcactccctggccacagcagagagctggcctggaagaggggcaaccgggacagaatccggcgccccgaccgggactagaacctggtgtgccggcgccacaaggcggaggattagcctagtgagccgcggcaccggccagtaaataaaatattttttaaaaaaattatttgcaggggccagcgctgtggcgtagcaggtaaagccacctcctgtagtgccgtcatcccatataggtgccagttcaagtcttggctgctccacttctgatccagctctctgttatggcctgggaaagcagtggaagatggcccaaggccttgggcccctgcacccacatgggagacctggaagaagctcctggcttcggattggcccagctccaggcgttgtggccatttggggaatgaaccaccacatggaagacctttctctctgtctcctctcctctctctgtgtaactctgactttcaaaataaataaatcttttaaaaaatttatttgcaaaaaaaaatatctatttgaaagacagaggagctGACATTGCACTGTGacgtggtgggttaagccgcctcctgaGATCCAAGCATCCCACAGGAGCCctagttcaagtcatggctcctttgcttccaatcctcCTTCTCTccgcccttccccctccccccggctttcagataaataaataactttttttttaaaaaaaaggaatgcagagtggcaaagacagggagagacagagagcaagacatcttgcatctactggttcactctccaaatgccctcaacagcaaaggctgagccaggctgaaagcaggagccaggccctccatctgggcctcttctgtgggtgccagggactcaggtacttgggccatcagtgctgcttcccagggtgcatcagAAGCAAgtggtggccaggactcaaaccaggcaccgtgtctaatatgggatgtgagtgtcccaagaggtggcttaacccaccgtaccacaatgccagcctctcaacAAGTTGTTAAAAGAGTTTCAAAGGTAAATTTCACAAATTCAGgatattcatttttactttttacctAAAATGGAGTGATGCTATGTTCTCAAAATTCATCTTCAATCTTTCATCAATAGCCAATTCCAAAAAACTATCTTCACAGTTAGTCAACTTTCAGTAACCTTTGGGGGCAGGCCTTGGGatgtgcctggctttgagtcccacctccacttccgagtgagcttcctgctaatgcacaccccaggaggtggcaggccaaatatttgggcccctgtcacccatgtgggagacctagatggaattcctggctgctggctgctggcttcagcctggcctggctctggctgttgtgggggcatctggagagtgaaccagaggacagaagattttccctccctccctccctccctccatcttgctttgcctttcagataaataaaaataagtaacacTTAAAATAAAGACACACTGGGGATCGGCATCATGgcgcagttggttaagccaccacttgcaactctGGAATCCCATCTCACAGTGCATCCCAActcctgtgcttctgatccagcttcctgctaatgcacctgagaggcaacaAATAATGGCCCCAGTACtctctgtgggagaccaagatggaattcctggctcctggctttaggcctggcccagactcagctgtcacaaccagcacatgaaagattctctctctctctctctctctctctgccactccggAGGGattagtaacagagagagagagaggtatgagGCATATGATGGGATGGGGAGAttttcagccactggttcactccccagattgctgcaacagccggggctgggacaggccagagccaggagcctagaactccatcttgcGCCATCTCCaactccatgggtggcagggcctaagtacttgcgccatcctctactgcttttccaggtgcattagcagggagctggattgtaaacagagcaaccgggactcgaaccagcggtcCTAttggatgccagggtcacaagcagcagcttaacctgctttgccacagtatcagccccaaataaataaatctaaaaaagaaaaaaaaaagacactgtaatTTGGTCATACTATGCAAGATCGAGATGCCCCTCAAACCATCTATGACTCACaaagcaaatttttttctttccttttcatttctttgaaaggcagagaaacagaaagaaagagagagctctctgtccatctgtccactgggtcactccctaaatgccggcagtagccaggactgggtgagGAACTCAATCATCGCAGCCCATTGGTAGTTTAGAAATTACAAAATTTGTGGtattgttatagcagcacaaaacagGCGAGACAAATGCCCTTcagtactttctctctctctctctctctctctctctctctctctctgtgtgtgtgtgtgtgtgattgattttcattttatttgacagagggacagcgtgagagacacagagacagattggctatgtgctgtttcactccccaaacatctagaacagccagggctgggccaggcccaaaacTGGAGCCCAGGACTTCAttccagtgtcccacatgggtggcaggaagcaggGCCCACACGGGCAGGCAGCTGGGCTGCGGAGTGGAGATGAGattggaatccaggcacttggatgtgagCAGTAGGTGCCCtataactgctgcaccaaatgcccgcccctttAGTGCTTTCTTTCCTGGAAACCCTGCTACGAAACAATTGGCTCAGGTTTCCTTccctgaaaatgtctttatttcactggATCCGCAGCGGATGCCGTACAGAACACGGCTAGTGCTTGGCTGGTGTGTAGGCCGGCAGGATGAGCTGGGCTTAGCTGGGTGGCTGGAGTGACAGCCTTGATGGGGAAGCTGCTCCACCGGTTGCGATCATATGGATTCACAAGGTGGTAGTTACGGCATTCCAATGATCGGCAAGGGAGAAATTCCCAATATACCAGCACCTGTTCATCCTCATGTTTATTAATTTCCAATTAACCAAAGCCTAGCTCTGCGGGAGTGGGGGAAGGACCCCTATCTCTCCTAGGAGAAGCTGACTCCCATTATGAAAGGTGTGTGTCCAGGGATAAAAAGAGTTTTCTGGGGCCTGcgttctggcacagtgggtgaggctgcctcctgtgatgccaggatcctatatgggcaccagttcaagttcgactgccccacttcccatccagctccctactaatggcctgggaaaagcagtgggagatggcccaagtccttgggctcctgccacccgtatgggaaacccagaagaagctcctggctcctggctcctggcttcagcctggctcagccctggctgttgcggccatttgcagagttaaccagcaaatggaaaatcaattttctctctctctctctctctctctctctctggctttcaaatgaataagtaaatcttttttaaagaaagaattttctgATAAGGGCCGCAGGCaccccaagcggcagcttaacctgctcagCCACAACCCTGCCCCATGAGACTTCTTTTCATAATCTCAAACTGTCTGCTAAATTTCTCAAttttgccttttgtttctttgaatgtattaaatatattttaaagtatctgTTCATGCCATTATTTGGAATCCCTGTGGCTCTGTTCCTTGTACctgttgctttaaaaaattatttatttatttaaaaggcagagtgacagagtcagacaaagagagaaaaccaTCTTCTAcctgttgtttcattccccaactggctgcagcagccaaggcttagccaagccaaagccaggagccaggagcttcatccaggcctcccatatgcatggcagaggcccaaggatttgggccatcttccgatgccttctcaggcacattagcagggagccagatcagaaggggagcagccaggattcaaactggcataatggtgtcacaagtggctgtttaacccactgcaccatagcgctggcccatactgtctgctgcttttttttttttttttgtctgttgcttttctaatttgatttttattacaCTTTCTTCTCTTCCTATCACCTGCTTATTTTCTATTGTGTGCTGGACATCGTGTATGGCAAAGGAAAAATCATTCGCAGTGAAGGCTGGTGTGCACTAGAAATCAGGGgctgacaccatggctcacttggttaatcctccgcctgtggtgccggcatcctatatgggcaccgggttctagtcccggttgctcctcttccagtccagctctctgctgtgtcccaggagggcagtggaggatggcccaggtgcttgggccctgcacccgcttgggagaccaggaagaagcacctggctcctggcttcggatgggtgcagttccagccatggcggccattttgggggtgaaccaacggaaagaagacctttctctctgtctctctctctatcactgtctataactctacctgttaaattaaaaaagaaagaaagaaagaaatcctggatCACCCTAGTCCAGTTTCCAGGGATTGAAATAGCCCAAATCGTGAGTATAGTGCCTTCGGGGCCAGGGCCAGTTTACACTGATTCTGGGGTCTCTGTCGGTGGTGAACCCTGAGCTCCAAGCGTCAATCCCTTGCCTGTGACTCTGCCATCAGCTCTGCGAGGGGACAATGCTGACGTAACCTCGGAGAACATTGCATGCTTCTCAGAAGTACAGTTCAAGCAACattttgcaattttaatttttttctttctttctattttatttgaaaggcagagagaccagatcttccatcagctggaaGGGTCCCCAaagggtcacaatggccagaacaaggccaggctgcagccaggaggcaggagttctttgggtctcctacacgggcgCAGGGGCGCAAGTGCTCGAGCCAcgctctgccgctttcccagcagcatcagcggggagctggactggaagggaagcagcctgATTCAGACCGTTGCTtgacatgggggccagcactgcaagccacagctcaaGCCACTGTGTCAGAGCGCCGGCCCCCGCTTCCTGtgatgtgcttgggaggcagcagatgacgtcTCAGTTTCCTGCATCCCTACCACCTGTGCTGGCGttctggatgcagttcctggctcctgactg comes from the Oryctolagus cuniculus chromosome X, mOryCun1.1, whole genome shotgun sequence genome and includes:
- the LOC100355249 gene encoding double homeobox protein A — its product is MAEDNCSNQNLSKNNPRSRTRFTEEQLKILINVFNQKPYPGYATKQKLALDFNIEESRIQHWFQNRRARYPLQKRPELKEASDSSQGHGEDCPQEQVQNLSTVQREPRRCRINYSPSQLHTLIKAFTENPYPGIGCREQLAKETGVSESRIQTWFQNRRNRFNRQRKIKSDEEDQGEEH